The following coding sequences are from one Panicum hallii strain FIL2 chromosome 5, PHallii_v3.1, whole genome shotgun sequence window:
- the LOC112892836 gene encoding uncharacterized protein LOC112892836: protein MGDGDHGRCGACCLCCCICCAKAICNWYAFLAGLALTAVLVAAFGVALPVRAAVTDASLARLDLVGDGPRNGTAAVSLAYNLSLTVMLRNRNWAMRAELAAPLDTELRFAGRRFGGARLAAAGRRIAPRGAEELRVLAAGRLIGGGGGDAAEELARERSAGVFELELRLAGEVRYRPVHVGRSRRLDVTCPVKMMMMAPAPPTAPRGTTHLMVFDKIVTCY from the coding sequence ATGGGCGACGGCGACCACGGCCGCTGCGGCGCGtgctgcctctgctgctgcatctgctgcgcCAAGGCCATCTGCAACTGGTACGCGTTCCTCGCCGGGTTGGCGCTCACCGCCGTCCTCGTCGCGGCGTTCGGCGTCGCCCTCCCCGTCCGTGCCGCCGTCACCGACGCCTCGCTGGCCCGCCTCGACCTCGTCGGCGACGGCCCCCGCAATggcaccgccgccgtctccctcGCGTACAACCTCTCCCTCACCGTCATGCTCCGGAACCGGAACTGGGCGATGCGAGCGGAGCTCGCGGCCCCGCTCGACACCGAGCTCCGCTTCGCGGGGCGGCGGTTCGGGGGCGCCCGCCTGGCTGCCGCGGGGAGGAGGATCGCGCCACGGGGGGCGGAGGAGCTCCGCGTGCTGGCCGCGGGGAGGCTGAttgggggcggaggcggcgacgcGGCAGAGGAGCTCGCGAGGGAGCGCTCCGCGGGGGTGTTCGAGCTCGAGCTGAGGCTCGCCGGGGAGGTCAGGTACCGCCCGGTGCACGTCGGGCGGAGCAGGAGGCTGGATGTGACGTGCCCggtgaagatgatgatgatggcgccggcgccgccgaccGCGCCGCGGGGGACGACGCACTTGATGGTGTTCGACAAGATCGTCACGTGCTATTAA